TGGAGAGAAATGAAAAAATCTCTTCCTATCCTTTATAAACCTTGAAACCTTGGGTGGTTTTCTATAAAATTCTTCATTTATCATATAGTGAAAATGACTATTGAATGTCCATAAATCAAAAAGTGTAAGAAATATGATTGCACAATAGAATAAATGGAGAGACAACCTTTTTTTAATGGATATAAGGATGTAGAATCCCAGAAGAAAAACAGCAACTTTTAAGCAGTTTAAAGAGACAAAAAATCTCCATATCTCTATTTCGTTATTGTTTATCCTATATGGAGGATTAAGGGTTTTCATTATCTCAAGCAGAATAGGTGTATATTTAAAAATTAGGGAAAAAAATAGAAATAGAAATAAAAATAAAAGAAGCCCCTTTCTGATGTCTTTAGAAAAAATCTGGTTGAAACCAAACCCTGCTAAAATGCTTGCTGAAAATGAGAATAGATGCAAAGCCTTCACAGGGTCTTTTAACATAGAAAAACCTGGTAAAAACTTGTAGAAGAGGTAATATAAACCAAGATACTTTCCTCCTGCAAGGATTATAGAAAATATAGAAATCAATCCCCAAAAATAAAGAGACTTCTTTTTCTCCCAAAATATAGCAAATATTGCAAGTATCAAGGGTAGAATTCCCATATAGAGGGATGTTGTCATTTGCTGACCAATATATGGAAGAACATATTTTTCAGAAGGAATAGCACCTCCATTTGGAATAAAAAGGCATAGCATATCATAAAGCCCTAAAGACCATAAGGATACATCAGAAAATGACAAACCTTTAATTCTATTAGAAAGAAACACAAGCTCAAGGAATGGGGTAAGCTGAAAGAGGGATATGCTGATTCCTACAAGCCCAAGAATTAAAAAAGATTTTAAACCAAAAAGGCTCTTTTTATAAAATATCCAGGTTAATGTAAGGAAAAATAAAAGCAGAATATCAAGATAGAGGTAATCCGGAGTTCCACTTAAAAAACTAATAGTAGTTATTATGCCAGAAAGAATAGCATACCTTATGCTTTGTTTTTTAAGGGCTCTAATGTAGAAAAAAACAAGCAAGGGCGTCCATGTGGCAGTAGATAGGGTTATGATAAAATTTCCTGTTGAGAGAAATATTCCACTAAATACATAAGAGAGGGATGCAAAAAGGGAGGATGCTGAATTCAAACCTTGGTCTTTTATTAAGAAATAGAAAAATAGCCCTGCCAGAAATACATGAAGTGTAACAAATAGCTCTATCCCAAAAGCAAATGGAAGATAGTATACCAAAATTGATGGAGGGTATAGAGTCTGATGATGAATCTGGGCAAGAAATGGTGAACCACACAATATATAAGGATTCCAAAAAGGAAGAAACCCTTTTTTTATGCACTCTGTTGCAAATATTTTCATTGGATAAATTAAAAGATGAATGTCTCTGTAGACAAAGGTCTTATTTGTAAATAATGGCTCAAAAAAGAAAAGGATGGTTATGGCCAATATTATAATAAAAACATACCTGTCTCTCATTTCTTTGGAATGAGAAACCCTGCTATTGTTATGCTAGAAACAAGGCTTCCTATCAACCCAATAATAAATGTCCTTGGAAAATACCTAAATTCCATTAAGCTCTTTCCCTTTGGCACACAAACCGCCCTAAAACAATAATTTGCTTTATAAATCCTTACCTCACTTTTGACTTTTGACTTTTGACTTTTGACTTTTTTAACATATGCCTTCCACCCCGGATAATATGTATCCGCCAAAACCAAAAACCCAGACATCTCGCTATCTACCTCAATTAAAACCCTATTCGGCTCATATTTAATAATTTTTACCGCACTTTTGACTTTTGACTTTTGACTTTTGACTTTCTTTTCTGGTTTTTCCTCCAAAACAACCTCTCTTTTTGGATCAAATTCAGGGCTTAACATATAACCTAAGGTATTCTGAACAACCTTATAATCAGAAACAAAAAATGCCCTGGGAAGGTAATTTCTATTTTCATATAAAAACATATCCCTATCTTGATAGACAAGTTTTATTTCTTTTTCAGAAAGTGGGTCTCTTGAAATAATAAACCTAATATTCATCATTGAAAGAAGCCTTAATATTTCCGAAAATTGTCTTTTCATTGCCTCCTTTAACTGAAAATAGGAGGAAAGATATATTGAATCATAACAACCTGCCTCAAATATACCAAAAACCATTCCTGTATTTGGAATAACAAACCTCTTTGAATTTTTTATTGCTTCATTTAATGTCTTTCCCCTTATCTTTGTAAAGTATTGGGCTGTCCTTGGAGAGAGGCAAATTCTAAATAACCCATCCTTTTTTTCAAGGAATCTAATGGTATTGCTTTTATCATAAACCTCTCTTTTTACTAATGGATTAAGGTCAAGTCCAAAAAAGAATAGATCTATAATAATAATGCCAGCAAACCCTAATACAAAGGTATTCCTTTTAATTATCCCTGAAAGATAAAGAACAAGAAATATCAATGAAAAGGAGATTAAAAAAAGGATAAATATAGCGTCAGGATAAAGGTCATTCCACCATTTTATAAGCCTTATAGGAGAAATAGAAAATAAAGAAAAGAGGTCATTTCTTTTAAAGAATGGAAAAATAAACACACAACAGATAAATAAACCTATATAAATAAAAACCTTTGTAGGATTTGTTTTCTTATTCAAAAGATAGCTTGTCCCAAATCCAGCAAGGATAGAAGCGGAAAAGGATGTAATATAAAGGAATTTTACCGGGTATCTCATCAAAGAAAATAGGGGGTATAGGGCTTTATATAAAGGGGTATAATTGCCAAATGAGATTATAAGAAACAAAAGGGCTGTTAGAGAAAAAAATGAGACAATCCTTTCCTTTCTTGGGTAAAGAATGGATATAAGGGCAAGAATAAATGGGATTATCCCAAGATATGGGCTTTTAAGCCATTCCTGGCCAAACCAAAGGATAGGTTCTTCCTCTCCCCTTACAATCCCTCCACAAGAAGAGGGAAGGATGAATCTAAAGACCTCATAGGGAGAGAATGCCCATTTTGCACTTTCAGAATATCCTTGTAAGAGCCTTGTAGAATGAGAAAGAAGCTCTAAAAATGGAAGAATTTGGAATAAAGAAAGGGAGAAAGCAATTAAAATTGAAAGAATGGGTATTGTCCATCTTATTCTGATGTAAAGAGAAAATAGCAAAACCAAAATAGATGTTATGTAAAATATGGATGGCTCGCCACACATAAATTGAAATGAAAGAAAAATACCGGTCAAAACAAATGATTGCCTTATAAGAAAAAGAAAGACAATGGGAATCCAAGATGATGAGGCAAGAATGATTGGAATATCAATAGATGAGACAAACCATCCAGAAAATGTATAAACAAGGCTTAAGATAAACGATGGAGCTCTATCAAGCTTAAGCTGTAATCCTAAAAGATATGATGTTATTCCTGCCAAGAGAAAATGGAAGATGACATAAATTTTAAGCCCTATCTCGTAAGGAAAAAGATAAACCAATATTGATGGTGGATAAAAGACGCATCCCTGAAGACCTGCGAATAATGGCGTTCCACAGCCAATATAGGGATTCCAAAAGGGAATTATAAAAGACCTCATAGATTCCCATGTAAAATGTCTGATTGGATAAACATATCTATGGAAATCTCTAAATCCCCAGATGTCAGAGGAAACAATTACTTGAAGAAAAAAAAGAAAAATTATGCCAATAAGCAAAAATAGAGGGGATAGCTTTTTCATCTCTTTAGCAAAAATGCCCCCAAAATAAGAACAAAAGATACAAGGCTTGCTATTAACCCAATAATAAATGTCCTTGGAAAATACCTAAATTCAACCACATAATTTCCTTTTTCTAAGGCAATCGCCCTAAAACAATAATTCGCTTTATATATCTTTACCTCTAAGTTTTTAGTTTTTAGTTTTAAGTTTTTAGTTTTAATAAATGCTTTCCACCCCGGATAATATGTATCAGACAAAACCAAAAACCCATGTCTTTCTGTCTCAACCTTAATTACCACTCTATTTGGTTGATATTTAATAATTCTTACCTCAGTTTTGCATTTTGCATTTTGCATTTTGAATTTTTCCGGTTTTTCCTCCAAAACAACCTCCTCTCTTGGGTCAAATTGCTGGCTTAACATATACTCCAATATTTCCTTGTGCTTAATTGCCTTATGATTATAAACCATAAATGCCCTGGGAAGGCAATCCATATTCTCATAAAGGAATGGCCCCTGTTTTCCATCCCTAAATAAAAATTTAAGGCTTTTTTCATCCAATGGATGCTCAGAGATAATATATCTTGTATTGATAAGAGAAATAAGATGGGAAACATCAGAAAATTTGCTTAATTCTATAAGATACATAAAAGAGGAATAATCAGAAAGGCTGATTGACCGATAGCCAGAGGTGTAAAAGATTTTATGGATAAGCCCAAGGTTTGGCTTAAGATATACAAGCCCTCTAAGGAAACATTCCTCATAAGAGAACCCCAATGGTCCCGCAAGATGCTTATTTGTAATAGGCGTTATCAAAACCCGAAAAAGACCCTTTTGGTTCTTAATAAATTCAAGCACCCGTGGTTTAAATTTATATATTTCTCCTGATGTTGTTGGATTAATCTTCTGGGCAAAGAAAAATAGCTCAACAACAATAAGCCCAATAAATAAAGAGGCAAATATGGGTTTTTTTATTTTATCTTTATTTAAAAGAAAGATAAGCAAGAAGGATGAAGAAAGAATAATAAAGAGAAACAATGTGTCTTTAAAGACGTCCTCAATCCAGCAAAAAGCGTAGGATTGTTCAACATATTTTCCCATAAAGAGTGTAACTTCCTGCTTTCCAAAAAAAAGAAAAAGGGCAATAGCTCCAAAGATTATAGAGAAAACAAAGAAAAGAGAAAAGCCCTTTTTTTCATAAAGATAGGAAAATCCATATCCGGCAAGGATAGAGGAGGCAAAGGTAAAAATAGAGATAAATTTTACCGGATATCTAAGCAGCCCAAAGAAGGGAAGATGGGCAAAGATATCGTATAAGGGTGTATATTTTCCAAAGGAAAGGAGGAGAGAGAAAAAGAAAAGGAAGAAAAAGAACATACCCCTTCTTGCCTTAAATGAAATAAAAATAAGAAGAAGAGGAATTATCCCTATATATGGACTATTTAGCCACAATTGGATTTTAAACAAATCACCAATCCTATATGTTATATCAATTGGGCTTCCCATTATTGAGGGAATAAAAAGCCTTAAAAGCTCATATGGGGCAAATGACCAATATGTTGCATGTTCAAAGCCTATCTTACCCCGCGTTGACAAAGAAACAAACTCAAAGAATGGCAAGGTTTGAAATAAAGAGATAGAAAGCCCAATTAAACCTGCAAGGACAAATTCTTTTATTCCCTTTTTGGATATCGAATAAAAGAAAAGGGATAAAATTGTTCCATATAGAATAGATAGCTCTCCAGCAAGAAATTGAAAGGCAATCGCAAATCCAGCCAAAAATACCCTTTTCTTTAAAAAAAGATAGAAGATAAGAGGGATCCAGGCTGATGATGCAAAGGCAGTTAAAATATAGGTTGAGGAGACAAAAAATCCTGAGAAGATAAATACACAAACAGAAACAAAAGAAGAAGAGGAATTAAGACCTAAATGCCTTGCTAATACATAAATGCTAAATCCTCCTAATATAAAGTGAAATAGGATAAACAGCTTAAGCCCAATATCAAAACCAAGGAGTAAAAACAAAGATGGCGGATATAGAATTTGTGATTGAAGGTCAGCCAAAAGACAAACACCAGAATCTATATATGGGTTCCAGAATGGAATGATTTTAGAGTTTAAGAATTCTAAGGTAAGGTGCCTTAAGGGATAGAAATATGCTCCAAAATCCCGGAGAAAGAATATCTCATTTAATAAAAAAAGCTTGGAAAGAAAAAGAAAAGCAAGAAGAAAAATAAGGAGAAATGGCGTCACTTACCAGCATGAATAGGTAGTATATGGATTTTGATTTGTATCAAAGGCTGTGCTATTTACATAAACATTGCCCCTATCAGGACCTGCTGTTATAAAAACCCACCCTCCATTATTTCCAACTGGAATATCAGTTACAGAACCTGCCAACTCACATTCGGAAGATGCAGGAATACCGCTTCCTAGCTTTAAAACAGCCCTTGGAACACTTCCTGAAAATTTTTCTTCCAATACTTGTTTAAGATCATCTTTTGCTGTTGGATAGTTATATCCACCATCTGTTCTTTCAGAGTAAGAATCTATGGCAAGCTTGATTGATTTTAGATTCTTGTGTGTTGTCTTCTCGCGAGACCTATCCATTAGTAAAGTCATCCTTGGAAGAAGAAGAACAAGGAGAATTCCTATAATGGTTACAACAACCATCAATTCAACAAGGGTGAACCCTAATTCATTTCTTTTTGTAAATTTTTTTACCTTCATATAATATCCTCCCTATTTAAATTATTTTAATAATAAATTATAAAACAATTTTTGTCAATTTTTTTTATGCAATCTTATAGTGCTTTGGAACATTAAAAGTTAAATTATGCCAGGTTAGGTGAGAAAGATTAAGGTTTTAAGCGAGTAGAATCTGGAGCAATCCAGTTCTATTCCTTGTTTCCAGCGTCCTTCTTGGCCACTGGAATGCCTGATGGCGTGCATGCTTGAATAATGAGCTGGCGAGTTACTAAGTGTTGCAAGGTTAAAGGATATAAGCCCTTAAGACAAAAGCGAAAGCGAGTCTTAAAAGGGCGACAGAGTAGCATTTAGTAGACCCGAAGCCCGGTGATCTATCCATGGCCAGGGTGAAGCAGAATCAATCTTCTGTGGAGGCCCGAAAGAATGGACCATTGGGATAGGGAGCTCGGGGGAAGGGAGGGCTATCTGGATTTCTTGACTAATAAAGAAAATTTTGTCCTCTTTAAGAGGGCTTAACATAAAAACTTAAAAGAAGGAGGTGATAAAAGATGAGAAGGTTAATTTTGTAGTATCAGCATTGCTGTAATGCTATTGGCAAGTTTACTCACAATAGCGGTGGCAGAGAGTGGATCGTGGAGTAAAGATATGCGTGGACCAAATCTTTACAACAAAGGGATATGGTACTCGATTGATTTTTCTCCTAGATTGATATGTGCCATCAAATCCTATATGGCCATTTTCATCAATAAAATATGAAAAAAGAGGTTCCTTCCTAACAGAATGATATTTCTTCACATCTTCATATACCATATTAAAGTCAAGGTCAAAACCATCCTTTCTTGCAATCTCAATCAATCTTTCTGTCTCTTCCATAGCTAGCCTATCCATAGCCAGCCTATTAGTATATTCATAATAATCCCTAAAATACCATGGTCTCCTTTGACTTATTAAAACCCCATCTGAGGGTATAGATTGTTCCAGTAATTTCTTAAGTTCCTTTGCCTCTTGACTTATCTCTACCTTATCATAATTGCCACTTTCCCATGACCATTTTATGTAGAAGCTAGCCTTTTTTGAAGCAGAAATATTGGCTATAGAAGCAAGCTTTGAAATAGAATTTGTTGAAATCATTTATATTTTTAATGTAATATTGGCATTTTTGTTAAAAAACTTTAGAAAAATTTTTACTGGAGGAGAATTTATAAAAAAACCCTTGACAAGGATATAGGGTTTAAATTCTAATTTTTTTAGAAACTAAAAAAGTGTTCTTTGAAAATTGAAGAGAAAGGGTAATCTGTGGTAGCACGGGTAAGATAATAAGGGTATACAGTGAATGCCTAGGTTAAAGAAGAGCAATGAAGGACGTGGCTGGCTAAAGATAAGCTTGGGGGAGGTGTCAAAGAACTAAAAACTTAAAATGCAAAAATAAGTCAAAAGGTGAAAACCCTGTAGGTAAAATAAATAGACCCTTTTTCTTATTCCCTAAAAGGGACAAAGAAAAAAACAACCGTCATTTTTAGAATAACCTAAGCTACCTAGATTTCCCTTTTTATT
The genomic region above belongs to bacterium and contains:
- a CDS encoding YfhO family protein, whose translation is MKKLSPLFLLIGIIFLFFLQVIVSSDIWGFRDFHRYVYPIRHFTWESMRSFIIPFWNPYIGCGTPLFAGLQGCVFYPPSILVYLFPYEIGLKIYVIFHFLLAGITSYLLGLQLKLDRAPSFILSLVYTFSGWFVSSIDIPIILASSSWIPIVFLFLIRQSFVLTGIFLSFQFMCGEPSIFYITSILVLLFSLYIRIRWTIPILSILIAFSLSLFQILPFLELLSHSTRLLQGYSESAKWAFSPYEVFRFILPSSCGGIVRGEEEPILWFGQEWLKSPYLGIIPFILALISILYPRKERIVSFFSLTALLFLIISFGNYTPLYKALYPLFSLMRYPVKFLYITSFSASILAGFGTSYLLNKKTNPTKVFIYIGLFICCVFIFPFFKRNDLFSLFSISPIRLIKWWNDLYPDAIFILFLISFSLIFLVLYLSGIIKRNTFVLGFAGIIIIDLFFFGLDLNPLVKREVYDKSNTIRFLEKKDGLFRICLSPRTAQYFTKIRGKTLNEAIKNSKRFVIPNTGMVFGIFEAGCYDSIYLSSYFQLKEAMKRQFSEILRLLSMMNIRFIISRDPLSEKEIKLVYQDRDMFLYENRNYLPRAFFVSDYKVVQNTLGYMLSPEFDPKREVVLEEKPEKKVKSQKSKVKSAVKIIKYEPNRVLIEVDSEMSGFLVLADTYYPGWKAYVKKVKSQKSKVKSEVRIYKANYCFRAVCVPKGKSLMEFRYFPRTFIIGLIGSLVSSITIAGFLIPKK
- a CDS encoding YfhO family protein — translated: MTPFLLIFLLAFLFLSKLFLLNEIFFLRDFGAYFYPLRHLTLEFLNSKIIPFWNPYIDSGVCLLADLQSQILYPPSLFLLLGFDIGLKLFILFHFILGGFSIYVLARHLGLNSSSSFVSVCVFIFSGFFVSSTYILTAFASSAWIPLIFYLFLKKRVFLAGFAIAFQFLAGELSILYGTILSLFFYSISKKGIKEFVLAGLIGLSISLFQTLPFFEFVSLSTRGKIGFEHATYWSFAPYELLRLFIPSIMGSPIDITYRIGDLFKIQLWLNSPYIGIIPLLLIFISFKARRGMFFFFLFFFSLLLSFGKYTPLYDIFAHLPFFGLLRYPVKFISIFTFASSILAGYGFSYLYEKKGFSLFFVFSIIFGAIALFLFFGKQEVTLFMGKYVEQSYAFCWIEDVFKDTLFLFIILSSSFLLIFLLNKDKIKKPIFASLFIGLIVVELFFFAQKINPTTSGEIYKFKPRVLEFIKNQKGLFRVLITPITNKHLAGPLGFSYEECFLRGLVYLKPNLGLIHKIFYTSGYRSISLSDYSSFMYLIELSKFSDVSHLISLINTRYIISEHPLDEKSLKFLFRDGKQGPFLYENMDCLPRAFMVYNHKAIKHKEILEYMLSQQFDPREEVVLEEKPEKFKMQNAKCKTEVRIIKYQPNRVVIKVETERHGFLVLSDTYYPGWKAFIKTKNLKLKTKNLEVKIYKANYCFRAIALEKGNYVVEFRYFPRTFIIGLIASLVSFVLILGAFLLKR
- a CDS encoding prepilin-type N-terminal cleavage/methylation domain-containing protein, producing the protein MKVKKFTKRNELGFTLVELMVVVTIIGILLVLLLPRMTLLMDRSREKTTHKNLKSIKLAIDSYSERTDGGYNYPTAKDDLKQVLEEKFSGSVPRAVLKLGSGIPASSECELAGSVTDIPVGNNGGWVFITAGPDRGNVYVNSTAFDTNQNPYTTYSCW